In Salmo trutta chromosome 16, fSalTru1.1, whole genome shotgun sequence, a genomic segment contains:
- the LOC115150297 gene encoding G-protein coupled receptor 37-like 1 — protein MTPLFALLLLFLSAAEPRHVVPGYTALRTQERDGAARALTTGTGESDSGLNLNQIGGDLGYIEPLMHEPDANQKRIPRGAKNGSSRKQDQQSPHSNQHPRPYEPDGYFTTPKGPHLANSTPDRHGRSLGNSSKGSVLFHNPLYPVTDSSYGAYAVMLLALILFAMGIVGNLALMCIVWQNYYLKSAWNCILASLAFWDFLVLFFCLPVVVFNELTKRRLLGDLSCRIVPYMEVTSLGVATFSLCALSIDRFHAVTSPQPQAPRVEPCQSILAKLSVVWIGSMVLAAPELLLWQLTQEVSVQPGGYVVDLCVRRPSLSLPESVYSLVLTYHEARMWWCFGCYFCLPLLFTLACQLVTRHVVTEEARTKQGSSTVVGGKRIRPSSSSSLSSSSSSSKKQQLKRDRRCSSTVVALAIVYAVCNLPENVCNITLAYIANPVSTTTEALLALIGQFLLFVRCSATPVLFLCLCRSLGQAFMDCCCCCCEECLPNGASSSSSSSSSSTTTTAVSTYPSSLSSPSSLSPSSPKEEKLHIVSGTIPAIFYDKAKDSSSLMAIGTPC, from the exons ATGACTCCTCTTTTTGCTTTGTTGCTACTTTTCCTGAGCGCTGCGGAGCCCCGACATGTCGTTCCTGGTTACACAGCGCTGCGGACTCAGGAGAGGGACGGGGCTGCACGTGCACTGACGACGGGGACCGGGGAGTCAGACTCTGGGTTGAATCTGAATCAGATTGGAGGTGATTTGGGATATATCGAACCCCTGATGCATGAACCAGACGCTAACCAAAAAAGAATCCCCCGGGGCGCCAAGAATGGGAGCTCGAGGAAACAGGACCAGCAGTCTCCCCACAGCAACCAACACCCCAGACCGTATGAACCGGACGGGTACTTTACAACGCCCAAGGGCCCACATCTGGCCAACAGCACCCCGGACAGACACGGCAGATCTCTGGGAAACTCTTCCAAGGGCTCGGTGCTGTTCCACAACCCGCTCTATCCGGTAACCGACAGCTCATACGGGGCTTACGCAGTGATGCTCCTCGCCCTCATCCTATTCGCCATGGGCATCGTTGGTAACCTCGCGCTCATGTGTATCGTTTGGCAAAATTATTACCTGAAGAGCGCGTGGAACTGCATCCTGGCCAGTCTGGCATTCTGGGACTTCCTCGTGCTCTTCTTCTGTCTGCCCGTGGTCGTCTTCAACGAGCTCACCAAGAGAAGGTTGCTAGGGGACCTGTCCTGTCGGATCGTGCCCTACATGGAG gtGACCTCTCTGGGAGTAGCCACGTTCAGCTTGTGTGCGTTGAGCATTGACCGGTTCCATGCAGTGACCAGCCCCCAGCCTCAGGCCCCGCGGGTGGAGCCCTGCCAGTCCATCCTGGCCAAGCTGTCTGTGGTCTGGATCGGCTCCATGGTCCTGGCCGCTCCAGAGCTGCTGCTGTGGCAGCTCACCCAGGAGGTTTCTGTCCAGCCAGGGGGCTACGTGGTGGACCTGTGTGTCCGGAGGCCCTCCCTCAGCCTGCCTGAGTCGGTCTACTCCCTGGTGCTGACCTACCACGAGGCCCGCATGTGGTGGTGCTTCGGCTGCTACTTCTGCCTGCCGCTCCTCTTCACCCTCGCCTGCCAGCTGGTGACGAGGCACGTTGTCACTGAGGAGGCAAGGACGAAACAGGGGAGCAGCACAGTAGTAGGAGGAAAAAGAATACGCCCTTCCTCCTCGTCCTCTTTGtcgtcatcctcctcctcttccaagaAGCAGCAGCTGAAGAGAGACCGTAGGTGTAGTTCTACAGTCGTGGCGTTGGCCATTGTTTACGCCGTGTGTAACCTCCCCGAGAACGTCTGTAACATCACCCTGGCCTACATCGCCAACCCCGTCTCCACAACGACTGAGGCCCTGCTGGCTCTGATTGGCCAGTTCCTGTTGTTTGTCCGTTGCTCTGCAACGCCGGTGTTGTTCCTGTGTCTGTGTCGTTCTCTGGGCCAAGCCTTCATggactgttgctgttgttgctgtgagGAATGTCTACCCAATGGagcctcttcatcatcatcatcatcatcatcctccacTACCACCACCGCAGTCTCcacctacccctcctctctctcatccccgtCATCACTCTCTCCGTCCTCCCCCAAGGAGGAGAAGCTGCATATTGTGTCTGGAACCATACCAGCCATCTTCTATGACAAGGCCAAAGACAGCTCCTCTCTCATGGCCATCGGAACACCCTGCTGA